In Kiloniellales bacterium, the following proteins share a genomic window:
- a CDS encoding cation:proton antiporter translates to MYQNIFILAAFVFLYSIVAGRLERTPINGAFVFAAFGLAFGPLGLGFLNLRIDAEGIRTIAELTLALVLFTDASNADLAVLKRSIRIPQRLLLIGLPLTILLGFAAGVLIFDDLTLLEVAVLATLLAPTDAALGKAVVADRRVPANIRQGLNVESGLNDGICVPVLFVFLALAASTGHQEGSPTILALELVAEEIGIGALVGIGLTLFGSWLFRICSAQGWLTETWRLMLVFSLAVSCFAAAQTFGGSGFIASFVGGLLFGWMTRKHKHSLLLAGEGLGDTLSLLTWVAFGAAVISRQAHTFTWDTLLYAVLSLTVIRMLPVVLVLTGTGLKSGEKLFIGWFGPRGLASIVFAVIVLGEDLPGGGIIATTATLAIALSVIAHGLSANPLVARLAAQDANAPSAQHPTSPR, encoded by the coding sequence ATGTATCAGAACATCTTCATTCTGGCCGCGTTTGTCTTTCTCTACAGCATCGTTGCAGGCCGACTGGAACGCACACCGATCAACGGTGCGTTCGTCTTTGCCGCCTTCGGCCTCGCCTTTGGCCCACTCGGACTCGGATTCCTCAACCTCAGGATCGACGCGGAAGGCATTCGCACCATTGCAGAATTGACCCTGGCTCTCGTGCTCTTCACCGACGCTTCGAACGCCGATCTCGCTGTCCTCAAACGCAGCATTCGCATACCCCAGCGACTCTTGCTCATCGGCCTGCCCTTGACCATTCTGCTTGGCTTCGCGGCTGGTGTTCTGATTTTCGACGACTTGACGCTGCTGGAAGTCGCCGTTCTCGCGACCTTGCTGGCACCAACCGATGCCGCCCTAGGCAAGGCTGTGGTCGCGGACAGGCGGGTGCCCGCCAACATACGCCAGGGGCTCAACGTCGAGAGCGGCCTAAACGACGGCATCTGCGTGCCGGTGCTCTTCGTCTTTCTCGCCCTGGCAGCAAGCACCGGCCACCAAGAAGGCAGCCCGACCATTTTAGCGCTGGAGCTGGTGGCCGAGGAAATCGGCATCGGCGCCCTTGTCGGCATCGGGCTGACCCTATTCGGCAGCTGGCTTTTTCGGATCTGTTCGGCCCAAGGCTGGCTCACCGAGACTTGGCGTCTTATGCTTGTTTTCTCGCTGGCTGTTTCTTGTTTTGCGGCGGCACAGACGTTTGGCGGCAGCGGCTTCATTGCATCCTTCGTTGGTGGCCTGCTGTTCGGCTGGATGACGCGCAAGCACAAACACTCGCTACTGCTCGCTGGCGAAGGACTGGGCGATACTCTGTCATTGCTAACCTGGGTCGCTTTCGGTGCCGCCGTGATTAGCCGCCAAGCGCACACCTTCACCTGGGACACTCTGCTCTATGCGGTCCTCAGCCTCACCGTGATCCGCATGCTGCCAGTGGTTCTTGTTCTTACAGGAACGGGGCTCAAGTCCGGGGAGAAGCTCTTCATCGGCTGGTTTGGCCCGCGCGGCTTGGCGAGTATCGTCTTCGCGGTCATCGTGCTTGGCGAGGATCTGCCCGGCGGCGGTATCATCGCGACGACGGCGACCTTGGCGATCGCCCTCAGTGTCATCGCCCATGGGCTGAGTGCAAACCCGCTCGTCGCCCGGTTGGCGGCACAGGATGCCAATGCGCCCAGCGCCCAACATCCCACTAGCCCTCGCTGA
- a CDS encoding transcriptional regulator: MPAATADPRSPAKTRTREAVLDLLKRGGAQDAEQLSQPLGISAMAVRQHLYAMQAEGLVGYDEAPRPLGRPAKLWRLTPAAERFFPDGYAELTLGLVEDMKAAFGPAGLEKILEQRSRTQTEAYRARIGKQASLPKRLAALAEIRTEEGYMAEVEKLGPGRYLLVENHCPICRAAAACTGLCAAEMAVFRAVLGPDVCIERTDHILAGARRCAYRVTQTG; encoded by the coding sequence ATGCCCGCAGCGACCGCCGACCCCCGCTCCCCCGCCAAGACGCGCACCCGCGAGGCCGTTCTCGATCTCCTGAAGCGCGGCGGGGCCCAGGACGCGGAACAATTATCGCAGCCGCTCGGCATTTCCGCCATGGCGGTGCGTCAGCACCTCTATGCCATGCAGGCCGAGGGCCTGGTCGGCTACGACGAGGCGCCGCGCCCGCTCGGACGACCGGCCAAGCTGTGGCGCCTGACGCCGGCGGCCGAGCGCTTCTTCCCCGACGGCTATGCCGAGCTCACCCTCGGCCTGGTGGAAGACATGAAGGCGGCCTTCGGCCCGGCGGGCCTGGAGAAGATCCTCGAGCAGCGCAGCCGGACCCAGACCGAGGCCTACCGCGCGCGGATCGGCAAGCAGGCCTCCCTGCCCAAGCGGCTGGCCGCGCTGGCCGAGATCCGCACCGAGGAGGGCTACATGGCCGAGGTCGAGAAGCTCGGCCCGGGCCGCTACCTCCTGGTCGAGAACCACTGCCCGATCTGCCGCGCGGCGGCGGCATGCACGGGACTCTGCGCCGCCGAGATGGCGGTCTTCCGCGCCGTCCTTGGCCCCGACGTCTGTATCGAGCGCACGGACCATATCCTGGCCGGCGCCAGGCGCTGCGCCTACCGGGTCACCCAGACCGGATGA
- a CDS encoding Rieske 2Fe-2S domain-containing protein, translated as MKPRSEGDWVKVASLGEVRRSGRKVIKLGAKQIALFHGEKGLYACNNRCPHEGYPLMEGSLAEGCVLTCNWHNWKFDLESGETLVGGDKLRRYPVALEGDEVWLDVADPPADEQAAAALENLRDSFRQHEYDRMGREISRLQKSGADPLDAVRAAIVWTHDRMEFGMTHAHAAAPDWLTLRAARRNGDEALRLVPLMEIVGHLAWDSLREPAYPFPAGAASFDPVRLVAAIEAEDEPAAAAQVRGALAEGLGFAELEAPLAEAALAHYADFGHSAIYVLKTGQLIEHLGPEVAEPLLLALVRSLVYASREDLIPEFRDYRLAVEAWDGEGSEPARAEDFRQLGVRQALRRTLESSGDIPGLYDALLDASAWQMLHFDLPRQGRTDIPVSQNVGWLDFTHMLTFGNAARTLCQRHPKLWPQALLQMACFLGRNAGHVDADLPVGEWRVPDAERFFRKTFEAVLDHSQFEYIVSSHLIKVATAVRDEVAAAPQAPWAPTILAATNRFLHSPLKRKHTLRTARQALSFVAAEG; from the coding sequence ATGAAACCGCGGAGCGAGGGCGATTGGGTCAAGGTCGCGTCGCTGGGCGAGGTCCGGCGGTCGGGACGCAAGGTCATCAAGCTCGGCGCCAAGCAGATCGCCCTGTTCCATGGCGAGAAGGGCCTCTACGCCTGCAACAACCGCTGTCCCCACGAGGGCTACCCACTGATGGAGGGCTCGCTCGCCGAGGGCTGCGTCCTGACCTGCAACTGGCACAATTGGAAGTTCGACCTGGAGAGCGGCGAGACCCTGGTCGGCGGCGACAAGCTGCGCCGCTATCCCGTCGCCCTCGAGGGCGACGAGGTCTGGCTCGACGTGGCCGACCCGCCGGCCGACGAGCAGGCGGCGGCGGCGCTGGAGAACCTGCGCGATTCCTTCCGCCAGCACGAGTACGACCGCATGGGCCGGGAGATCTCCCGCCTGCAGAAGAGCGGCGCCGATCCGCTCGACGCGGTGCGCGCGGCGATCGTCTGGACCCACGACCGCATGGAGTTCGGCATGACCCATGCCCACGCCGCCGCGCCCGACTGGCTGACCCTGCGCGCCGCGCGCCGCAACGGCGACGAGGCGCTGCGTTTGGTGCCGTTGATGGAGATCGTCGGCCACCTCGCCTGGGACAGCCTGCGCGAGCCGGCCTACCCCTTCCCGGCGGGCGCGGCCTCCTTCGATCCGGTCCGCCTGGTGGCCGCGATCGAGGCGGAGGACGAGCCGGCGGCGGCGGCCCAGGTGCGCGGCGCCCTGGCCGAAGGCCTCGGCTTCGCCGAGCTCGAGGCGCCGCTCGCCGAGGCGGCTCTGGCGCACTACGCCGACTTTGGCCACTCGGCGATCTACGTCCTGAAAACAGGCCAGCTGATCGAACACCTGGGTCCCGAGGTCGCCGAGCCGCTCCTGCTCGCGCTGGTGCGGTCGCTGGTCTACGCCTCGCGCGAGGACCTGATTCCCGAGTTCCGCGACTATCGCCTGGCCGTCGAGGCCTGGGACGGCGAGGGTTCCGAGCCGGCGCGAGCAGAGGACTTCCGCCAGCTCGGCGTCCGGCAGGCGCTTCGGCGCACCCTCGAGTCCTCGGGCGACATTCCCGGCCTCTACGACGCCTTGCTCGATGCCAGCGCCTGGCAGATGCTGCATTTCGATCTGCCGCGGCAGGGCCGGACCGACATCCCGGTCTCGCAGAACGTCGGCTGGTTGGACTTCACCCACATGCTGACCTTCGGCAACGCGGCGCGGACCCTGTGCCAACGCCATCCGAAGCTCTGGCCTCAGGCCTTGCTGCAGATGGCCTGTTTCCTCGGCCGCAATGCCGGGCACGTCGACGCGGATCTCCCGGTCGGCGAATGGCGGGTGCCCGATGCGGAGCGCTTCTTTCGGAAAACCTTCGAGGCCGTGCTCGACCACAGCCAGTTCGAGTACATCGTCTCTTCGCACCTGATCAAGGTTGCCACGGCGGTGCGGGACGAGGTCGCGGCCGCGCCCCAGGCTCCCTGGGCGCCGACGATCCTGGCGGCGACCAACCGCTTCCTCCATTCGCCGCTGAAGCGCAAGCACACGCTGAGGACCGCGCGCCAGGCGCTCTCCTTCGTCGCAGCGGAGGGGTGA
- a CDS encoding metallopeptidase family protein has translation MAQKHDIERFRTPPSLADLEAVAREAYARIPSELRRFTRDIVIQVEEFPDDETLEDLDLESPFDLLGLYRGVDLASKSVLDAPNAPDMIFLYRRPLLDYWCAEGEDLEHLVRHVLIHEIGHHFGLSDDDMERIEASA, from the coding sequence ATGGCCCAGAAGCACGACATCGAGCGCTTCCGCACGCCGCCCAGCCTGGCCGACCTCGAGGCGGTGGCGCGCGAGGCCTATGCCCGGATCCCAAGCGAGCTGCGGCGCTTCACCCGGGATATCGTCATCCAGGTCGAGGAGTTTCCCGACGACGAGACCCTGGAGGACCTCGACCTGGAATCGCCCTTCGACCTGCTCGGCCTCTACCGGGGCGTCGATCTCGCCAGCAAGAGCGTGCTCGACGCGCCAAATGCGCCGGACATGATCTTTCTCTACCGGCGTCCCCTGCTCGACTACTGGTGCGCCGAGGGCGAGGACCTGGAGCATCTCGTGCGCCACGTGCTGATCCACGAGATCGGCCACCACTTCGGCCTGTCCGACGACGATATGGAGCGGATCGAGGCCTCGGCGTAA
- a CDS encoding SDR family NAD(P)-dependent oxidoreductase, with protein MDVNGLSAVVTGGGSGLGAETARHLAAAGAKVTVLDLSADAAAAVGAEVDGLGIACDVASAEQAEAAMAQAREAHGPARVLVNCAGIAPAKRIVGRNGPMPLEDFETVIRVNLVGSFNLLRLAAADMVGAEPLAEGERGVIVSTSSIAAGEGQLGQAAYAASKAGINGMMLPAAREFAKVGVRVLTIAPGLIATPLLLNMPQEVQDNLASQVPFPHRFGKTEEFAALVMHIVANPMLNAECIRLDGAMRMQ; from the coding sequence ATGGATGTCAATGGATTGAGCGCGGTCGTGACCGGGGGCGGCTCCGGGCTCGGGGCGGAAACGGCGCGCCATCTGGCGGCGGCGGGCGCCAAGGTCACGGTGCTGGACCTCTCGGCGGATGCCGCGGCGGCCGTGGGCGCCGAGGTCGACGGGCTCGGCATCGCCTGCGACGTGGCCAGCGCCGAGCAGGCCGAGGCGGCCATGGCCCAGGCCCGCGAGGCCCACGGACCGGCGCGCGTCCTGGTCAACTGCGCCGGCATCGCCCCGGCCAAGCGGATCGTCGGCCGCAACGGGCCGATGCCGCTGGAGGACTTCGAGACCGTGATCAGGGTCAACCTGGTCGGCAGCTTCAATCTCCTGCGGCTCGCGGCGGCCGACATGGTCGGCGCCGAGCCCCTGGCCGAGGGCGAGCGGGGCGTGATCGTATCGACCTCCTCGATCGCGGCGGGCGAGGGCCAGCTCGGCCAGGCCGCCTACGCCGCCTCCAAGGCCGGCATCAACGGCATGATGCTGCCGGCGGCCCGAGAGTTCGCCAAGGTCGGCGTGCGGGTGCTGACCATCGCGCCGGGCCTGATCGCCACGCCCCTGCTGCTCAACATGCCGCAAGAGGTGCAGGACAACTTGGCGTCCCAGGTGCCCTTCCCCCATCGCTTCGGCAAGACCGAGGAATTCGCCGCGCTGGTCATGCACATCGTCGCCAATCCCATGCTGAACGCGGAATGCATCCGCCTCGACGGCGCGATGCGCATGCAGTAG
- a CDS encoding YkvA family protein gives MAGSPPGKDLVPVDQARYRRDRARVEKGFWDKVRQVIDQVPFVEDAVAAYHCARDPLTPFHVKAVLFGALAYFVLPTDTVPDFMAGLGFTDDAAVMAIAIRTVASAITDEHRERARESLKRPPAA, from the coding sequence ATGGCAGGCTCACCCCCAGGCAAGGACCTGGTTCCCGTCGACCAGGCCCGCTACCGGCGCGACCGGGCGCGGGTCGAAAAGGGGTTCTGGGACAAGGTCAGGCAGGTCATCGACCAGGTGCCCTTCGTCGAGGACGCCGTGGCTGCCTACCATTGCGCCCGCGACCCCCTGACACCATTCCACGTCAAGGCGGTGCTGTTCGGCGCCCTAGCCTACTTCGTCCTGCCGACGGACACGGTCCCGGATTTCATGGCGGGACTGGGCTTTACCGACGACGCGGCCGTCATGGCGATCGCCATCCGGACGGTCGCCTCGGCGATCACCGACGAGCATCGCGAGAGGGCCCGCGAGTCGCTCAAACGGCCACCGGCCGCCTAG
- a CDS encoding DMT family transporter encodes MAISSTLLARARNLPAPVQGALYMTAAAFAFSWMNIAIRAVSEGMDPLQIAFFRNLFALMFMLPWLASAGLAGIKTERLKHHMLRAGIAMLAMVCWFYSVALLPLAEAVALNFTVPLFATAGAALFLGEVVRARRWSATAIGFLGVLIILRPGFAELTPVTALPVAAALFMAISVLVVKSLSRSDSPQVVVFYMNLFLTPLSLVPALFVWRWPDGEALLLLLAVGLLATLAHLALTRSYQKADASAVVPFDYARLPFVAIFAYFLFGEQPDLWTWVGAGVITASAIYIARREAQVARERTASKAASHAAEGRP; translated from the coding sequence ATGGCGATTTCCTCCACTCTGCTCGCGCGGGCGCGCAACCTGCCGGCGCCGGTTCAGGGCGCGCTCTACATGACGGCGGCCGCCTTCGCCTTTTCCTGGATGAACATCGCGATCCGCGCGGTCTCGGAAGGCATGGACCCGCTGCAGATTGCCTTCTTCCGCAACCTCTTCGCCCTCATGTTCATGCTGCCCTGGCTGGCCAGCGCCGGACTTGCCGGAATCAAGACCGAGCGCCTGAAGCACCACATGCTGCGCGCGGGCATCGCCATGCTGGCCATGGTCTGCTGGTTCTACTCGGTCGCGCTGCTGCCGTTGGCCGAGGCGGTCGCACTGAACTTCACCGTGCCGCTCTTCGCCACCGCCGGCGCGGCGCTCTTCCTCGGCGAGGTGGTGCGCGCCCGGCGCTGGAGCGCGACCGCGATCGGCTTCCTCGGCGTCCTTATCATCCTGCGCCCCGGCTTCGCCGAGCTCACGCCGGTCACCGCCCTGCCGGTCGCGGCCGCGCTCTTCATGGCCATCTCGGTGTTGGTCGTGAAGTCGCTGTCGCGAAGCGATTCGCCTCAGGTCGTGGTGTTCTACATGAACCTCTTCCTGACGCCGCTGTCGCTGGTGCCGGCGCTCTTCGTCTGGCGCTGGCCCGACGGTGAGGCGCTCCTGCTGCTATTGGCAGTGGGGCTGCTGGCGACCCTGGCGCACCTGGCGCTGACCCGCTCCTACCAGAAGGCTGACGCCTCGGCGGTGGTCCCCTTCGACTACGCGCGCCTGCCCTTCGTCGCGATTTTCGCCTACTTCTTGTTCGGCGAGCAGCCCGACCTCTGGACCTGGGTCGGGGCCGGCGTCATCACGGCCTCGGCGATCTACATCGCCCGCCGCGAGGCGCAGGTCGCGCGCGAGCGGACGGCCAGCAAGGCGGCAAGCCACGCCGCCGAGGGGCGACCTTGA
- a CDS encoding acetoacetate--CoA ligase encodes MTSPLWQPSAERIAGTRLTAFRKKLEQDWDVTFPDHDTLHRWSCAQMEKFWLSFWDFAGVIAETRGDTVLADGDRMPGAKFFPDARLNFAKNLMRGTGSGDALVFWGEDKVKYRVSHDGLRETVSRLAQALAAEGVGEGDRVAGFMPNMPETVIAMLATASLGAVWSSCSPDFGPQGVLDRFGQIEPKVLFCPDGYHYNGKSHDSLKRVAEFSARLPSLRRIVVVPYIGDAADLGALANARRIDDFLAPFQAGPIAFRQVPFNSPLYIMYSSGTTGKPKCIVHGVGGTLLKQLAEHHLMTDTRAGDRAFYFTTCGWMMWNWLVAALGCEATLLLYDGSPFYPDGNILFDFMQAEKGTLFGTSAKFIDAAKKAGVAPARDHDLESLRTIASTGSPLVAESFDYVYQDIKKDVCLASISGGTDIIGCFVGGNPNGPVWRGEIQAPVLAMAVEVFDENGQPVRGQKGELVCTQPFPSMPISFWDDPDGARYKAAYFERFPGVWCHGDYVELTEHGGFIIFGRSDATLNPGGVRIGTAEIYRQVEKLAEIEEALVIGQDWEGDVRVVLFVRLRPGVALDEDLTSRIKAEIRAGATPRHVPAKVVSVADIPRTRSGKIVELAVRDVVHGRPIKNKEALANPEALEMFRDRSELRS; translated from the coding sequence ATGACATCACCGCTGTGGCAGCCCTCGGCCGAGCGCATCGCCGGCACGCGGCTGACCGCGTTCCGCAAGAAGCTGGAACAAGACTGGGACGTGACCTTCCCGGACCACGACACACTGCACCGCTGGTCCTGCGCCCAGATGGAGAAGTTCTGGCTGTCGTTCTGGGACTTCGCCGGGGTGATCGCAGAGACGCGGGGCGACACGGTGCTGGCCGACGGCGACCGGATGCCCGGCGCGAAGTTCTTTCCCGACGCGCGGCTGAACTTCGCCAAGAACCTGATGCGCGGTACCGGCTCCGGCGACGCCCTGGTGTTCTGGGGCGAGGACAAGGTGAAGTACCGCGTCTCCCACGACGGGCTGCGCGAGACCGTCTCACGCCTGGCCCAGGCGCTGGCCGCCGAGGGCGTCGGCGAGGGCGACCGGGTGGCCGGCTTCATGCCCAACATGCCGGAGACCGTGATCGCCATGCTGGCGACCGCCTCGCTCGGCGCGGTCTGGTCGTCCTGCTCGCCCGACTTCGGCCCCCAGGGCGTGCTCGACCGCTTCGGCCAGATCGAGCCCAAGGTGCTGTTCTGCCCCGACGGCTATCACTACAACGGCAAGTCCCACGACTCCCTGAAGCGGGTCGCCGAGTTCTCGGCCCGGCTGCCCAGCCTGCGGCGCATCGTCGTGGTGCCCTACATCGGCGACGCCGCCGACCTCGGCGCCCTGGCGAACGCGCGGCGGATCGACGACTTCCTGGCGCCCTTCCAGGCGGGTCCGATCGCCTTCCGCCAGGTGCCCTTCAACAGCCCGCTCTACATAATGTATTCCTCGGGCACGACGGGGAAGCCGAAGTGCATCGTCCACGGCGTCGGCGGCACGCTCCTGAAGCAGCTCGCCGAGCACCACCTGATGACCGACACGCGGGCCGGCGACCGGGCCTTCTATTTCACGACCTGCGGCTGGATGATGTGGAACTGGCTGGTCGCCGCCCTGGGCTGCGAGGCCACGCTCCTGCTCTACGACGGCTCGCCCTTCTATCCCGACGGCAACATCCTGTTCGACTTCATGCAGGCGGAGAAGGGCACGCTGTTCGGCACCTCGGCCAAGTTCATCGACGCCGCCAAGAAGGCCGGCGTGGCGCCGGCCCGGGACCACGACCTGGAGAGCCTTCGCACCATCGCCTCGACCGGCTCGCCGCTGGTCGCCGAGAGCTTCGACTACGTCTACCAGGACATCAAGAAGGACGTCTGCCTCGCCTCGATTTCCGGCGGCACGGACATCATCGGCTGCTTCGTCGGCGGCAACCCCAACGGCCCGGTCTGGCGCGGCGAGATCCAGGCCCCGGTGCTGGCCATGGCGGTCGAGGTCTTCGACGAGAACGGCCAGCCGGTGCGCGGCCAGAAGGGCGAGCTGGTCTGCACCCAGCCCTTCCCCTCCATGCCGATCAGCTTCTGGGACGACCCGGACGGCGCGCGCTACAAGGCGGCCTACTTCGAGCGCTTTCCCGGCGTCTGGTGCCACGGCGACTACGTCGAGCTGACCGAGCACGGCGGCTTCATCATCTTCGGCCGCTCGGACGCCACGCTGAACCCGGGAGGCGTCCGGATCGGCACGGCCGAGATCTACCGTCAGGTCGAGAAGCTGGCGGAGATCGAGGAGGCCCTGGTGATCGGCCAGGACTGGGAGGGCGACGTCCGCGTCGTGCTCTTCGTCCGCCTGCGCCCCGGGGTCGCCCTGGACGAGGACCTGACCTCCCGCATCAAGGCGGAGATCCGCGCCGGCGCGACGCCGCGCCACGTGCCCGCCAAGGTGGTCTCCGTCGCCGACATCCCGCGCACCAGGAGCGGCAAGATCGTCGAGCTGGCGGTGCGCGACGTGGTCCACGGCCGGCCGATCAAGAACAAGGAGGCGCTCGCCAATCCCGAGGCGCTGGAGATGTTCCGGGACCGTTCGGAGCTGCGGAGCTGA
- a CDS encoding pyridoxal phosphate-dependent aminotransferase, with amino-acid sequence MPDDLITAAPFPAPLRPEIEALETSGIAQVFELGLGRDDIVRLWVGEGDLPTPAFIGEAATRALKDGKTFYNRKRGIPELCEALARYSNELYGVSLDPERFTVTSSGMTGILLTLQTMVRPGDKVVVVSPVWPNIVSAVQVAGGLVEEIVLDRLPEGGFRLDLDRLMAVCDGTTRAVFVNSPGNPSGWVMPREEQQALLDFCRRRGLWLISDEVYSRFVYDRPASERPTAPSFLTLIEPEDPVIVVNSFSKTWAMTGWRMGWVIHPPSLAETFDRLVEFCTSGAPHFLQYGCIAALEQGEPFAQEMIERCRRGGELVYQRLSPLPRVRIARPKGSFYAFFAVDGLTDSLAFAKDLVDRAAVGLAPGSAFGAGGEGHLRLCFASSLEGLSEGLDRLEDALK; translated from the coding sequence ATGCCCGACGACCTAATCACGGCCGCGCCCTTCCCGGCGCCGCTCAGACCCGAGATCGAAGCGCTGGAGACCTCCGGGATCGCCCAGGTCTTCGAGCTGGGGCTGGGGCGCGACGACATCGTGCGGCTCTGGGTCGGCGAGGGCGACCTGCCGACCCCCGCCTTCATCGGCGAGGCGGCGACCCGGGCGCTGAAGGACGGAAAGACCTTCTACAACCGCAAGCGCGGCATCCCCGAGCTATGCGAGGCCCTGGCGCGCTATTCCAACGAGCTCTACGGCGTGTCGCTCGACCCGGAACGCTTCACGGTGACCTCGTCGGGCATGACCGGGATTCTGCTGACGCTGCAGACCATGGTGAGGCCCGGCGACAAGGTCGTGGTCGTGAGCCCCGTCTGGCCGAACATCGTCTCGGCGGTCCAGGTGGCCGGCGGGCTGGTCGAGGAGATCGTGCTGGACCGCCTTCCGGAAGGCGGCTTTCGGCTCGACCTGGACCGTCTGATGGCGGTCTGCGACGGCACTACCCGGGCGGTCTTCGTCAACTCGCCGGGGAACCCCAGCGGCTGGGTCATGCCCCGGGAGGAGCAGCAGGCCCTGCTCGATTTCTGTCGCCGGCGCGGCCTCTGGCTCATCTCCGACGAGGTCTACAGCCGCTTCGTCTACGACCGGCCGGCCAGCGAGCGGCCGACCGCGCCCTCCTTCCTCACCCTGATCGAGCCGGAAGACCCGGTGATCGTGGTCAACTCCTTCTCCAAGACCTGGGCCATGACCGGATGGCGGATGGGTTGGGTGATCCACCCGCCATCACTGGCCGAGACCTTCGACCGCCTGGTCGAATTCTGCACCTCGGGGGCGCCCCACTTCCTGCAGTACGGCTGCATCGCCGCTCTGGAGCAGGGCGAGCCCTTCGCCCAGGAGATGATCGAGCGGTGCCGGCGGGGCGGCGAGCTGGTTTATCAGAGGCTCTCGCCGTTGCCGCGGGTACGAATCGCCCGGCCCAAGGGCTCCTTCTACGCCTTCTTCGCGGTCGACGGCCTGACCGACAGCCTCGCCTTCGCCAAGGACCTGGTCGACCGCGCCGCGGTCGGCCTGGCGCCTGGATCGGCCTTCGGCGCGGGGGGCGAGGGGCACCTGAGGCTGTGCTTCGCCAGCTCGCTGGAGGGCCTCTCCGAGGGCCTCGACCGGCTGGAGGACGCGCTTAAGTAA
- a CDS encoding glutathione S-transferase family protein — MKLYDFHESGNGYKVRLLLSHLAMAHERVELDILEGETRTPKFLAKNPNGRIPALELDSGEVLCESNAILFYLAEGTPYLPADRLDRARALQWMFFEQYSHEPYIAVLRFWHFSGQAETYRDQIPEKQRRGHQAMGVMEHHLTSRDFFVGGRYSIADIALFAYTHVAEEGGFALSAYPAVSAWIERVQSQPGHRKITDL, encoded by the coding sequence TTGAAGCTCTACGATTTCCACGAGTCCGGCAACGGCTACAAGGTGCGGCTGCTCCTAAGCCACCTCGCCATGGCCCACGAACGGGTCGAACTGGACATTCTCGAGGGCGAGACCCGCACGCCTAAGTTCCTGGCCAAGAATCCCAACGGGCGCATTCCGGCGCTGGAGCTGGACAGCGGCGAGGTGCTCTGCGAATCCAACGCCATCCTGTTCTACCTGGCCGAAGGCACCCCCTACTTGCCTGCCGACCGCCTGGACCGGGCGCGAGCACTGCAGTGGATGTTCTTTGAGCAGTACAGCCACGAGCCCTACATCGCCGTGCTGCGGTTCTGGCACTTTTCCGGGCAGGCCGAGACCTACCGGGACCAGATCCCGGAGAAGCAGCGGCGCGGCCATCAGGCAATGGGCGTGATGGAGCACCACCTGACGTCGCGCGACTTCTTCGTCGGCGGGCGCTACTCCATCGCCGACATCGCGCTCTTCGCCTACACCCACGTCGCCGAGGAAGGCGGCTTCGCGCTCTCCGCCTATCCGGCGGTTTCCGCCTGGATCGAACGGGTCCAGAGCCAGCCCGGCCACCGAAAGATCACCGATCTATAG